The proteins below come from a single Aegilops tauschii subsp. strangulata cultivar AL8/78 chromosome 6, Aet v6.0, whole genome shotgun sequence genomic window:
- the LOC109756502 gene encoding germin-like protein 1-1: MARLQLSAVAACAVLLALAAPSLAGDPDMLQDVCVADLKSSIKLNGFPCKADITADDFFFAGLKKAGNTNNPAGSNVTAANVQSFPGVNTLGVSMARIDYAPGGQNPPHTHPRATEIIFVLEGVLEVGFITTANKLFTKTITVGDVFVFPRGLVHFQQNRGHGPASVIAGFNSQLQGTQAIATTLFAAAPPVPSDVLAKAFRVGTEDIDAVKAKFK, translated from the exons ccctcgccggcgacccCGACATGCTCCAGGACGTCTGCGTCGCCGACCTGAAATCCT CGATCAAGCTGAACGGCTTCCCGTGCAAGGCGGACATCACTGCGGACGACTTCTTCTTCGCGGGTctcaagaaggccggcaacaccaacaACCCGGCGGGATCCAACGTCACGGCGGCAAACGTACAGTCATTCCCAGGGGTGAACACGCTTGGCGTGTCCATGGCGCGCATCGACTACGCGCCGGGAGGCCAGAACCCGCCGCACACCCACCCGCGCGCCACCGAGATCATCTTCGTCCTTGAGGGAGTCCTCGAGGTGGGCTTCATCACCACCGCCAACAAGCTCTTCACCAAGACCATCACCGTCGGAGACGTGTTCGTCTTCCCGCGTGGGCTCGTGCACTTCCAGCAAAACAGGGGACATGGCCCCGCCTCCGTCATCGCCGGCTTCAACAGCCAGCTCCAGGGCACCCAAGCCATCGCCACCACGCTCTTCGCTGCCGCGCCGCCAGTGCCTAGCGACGTGCTGGCCAAGGCCTTCCGGGTCGGTACCGAAGACATCGACGCCGTCAAGGCCAAGTTTAAGTAG